One Halovivax ruber XH-70 genomic region harbors:
- a CDS encoding type IV pilin gives MMDGKTLRNKLVGSEDERAVSPVIGVILMVAITVILAAVIATLVMDFGDSTDSPINAQVQSDVDSSNQNVTLTVMKPGDASEYELRGAVNSNIDVSSLDDASTGESATVNLSSAGLSSGDEVNIIAIDGEREENAGSFTIPNNW, from the coding sequence ATGATGGACGGAAAAACACTCCGCAACAAACTAGTCGGATCGGAAGACGAACGCGCCGTATCCCCTGTGATCGGCGTTATCCTGATGGTTGCTATTACGGTTATTCTGGCGGCTGTCATCGCGACGCTCGTGATGGACTTCGGTGACAGTACTGATAGTCCGATTAACGCGCAGGTACAGTCAGACGTTGATTCATCGAATCAGAACGTAACTCTCACTGTCATGAAACCTGGCGATGCATCTGAGTACGAACTTAGAGGCGCAGTCAATAGTAATATTGATGTGAGTAGCCTTGATGATGCATCCACTGGAGAGTCTGCCACCGTTAATCTTAGCAGTGCTGGCCTCAGTTCAGGAGACGAAGTGAATATTATCGCTATCGATGGTGAACGGGAGGAGAATGCTGGGTCCTTCACTATCCCTAACAACTGGTAA
- a CDS encoding creatininase family protein — MHLPDVTWPEVAAYDESIALVPLGSTEQHGPHLPEGTDHMIARGLSREAAERTGYLCTPTITVGVSDHHRQFSGTMWVEPPVFRDYVESLTRNLTAHGIDRVIYVNAHGGNVQHLQEVSKRLHKDGTAYAIEWMWDESIPELVDELFETNGPHAGPKETSMVAYLEDLVREDELEAAYEGGMVPVDRETFTRNGARVFHDSIENSANGSFGDPRDASAEKGAQLFEAATDQLVELADWLVDRPKDDLLPAEYV; from the coding sequence ATGCACCTGCCGGATGTCACCTGGCCCGAGGTGGCGGCGTACGACGAATCGATCGCACTGGTGCCGCTGGGCTCGACGGAGCAACACGGTCCGCACCTTCCCGAAGGGACGGACCACATGATCGCCCGCGGGCTGTCTCGCGAGGCCGCCGAGCGGACTGGCTACCTCTGTACGCCGACCATCACGGTCGGCGTGAGCGACCACCACCGGCAGTTCTCCGGGACGATGTGGGTCGAACCGCCGGTCTTTCGCGACTACGTCGAGAGTCTCACGCGGAACCTGACTGCCCACGGAATCGACCGCGTCATCTACGTCAACGCCCACGGCGGCAACGTCCAGCACCTCCAGGAGGTCTCGAAGCGACTCCACAAAGACGGGACCGCCTACGCCATCGAGTGGATGTGGGACGAGTCCATCCCGGAACTCGTCGACGAACTCTTCGAGACCAACGGCCCCCACGCAGGCCCGAAGGAGACGTCGATGGTCGCCTACCTCGAGGACCTCGTCCGCGAGGACGAGCTCGAAGCGGCCTACGAGGGCGGGATGGTTCCCGTCGATCGCGAGACGTTCACGCGCAACGGCGCACGTGTCTTCCACGATTCGATCGAGAACTCGGCGAACGGGTCCTTCGGCGACCCGCGGGACGCCTCCGCCGAAAAGGGCGCACAGCTCTTCGAGGCCGCCACCGACCAGCTCGTCGAGCTCGCCGACTGGCTCGTCGACCGGCCGAAAGACGACCTGCTCCCCGCCGAATACGTCTGA
- a CDS encoding signal recognition particle protein Srp54 yields MVLDDLGSSLRGTLDDLRGKSRISEADVESVVTEIQRSLLSADVDVSLVMELSENIETRALEEEPPAGTPARDFVLRIVYEELVDLIGESTELPLEDQTILLAGLQGSGKTTSAAKMAWWFSTKGLKPAVIQTDTFRPGAYDQAEQMTERAEVDFYGDPDAEDPVEIARTGLEETANADVHIVDTAGRHALEADLIDEIEEIERVVDPDTSLLVLDAAIGQGAKDQAREFHDSIGIDGVVITKLDGTAKGGGALAAVDQTDSSIAFLGTGEEVDDIERFEPEGFISRLLGMGDLAQLAERVERAMDQTDIEEDDWDPEEMLQGNFTLNDMQKQLEAMNNMGPLSQVLDMIPGMGGGIKDQLPDDAMDVTEERMHTFRVVMDSMTDAEKEYPRAIGASQIERIARGSGTSEESVRELLEQFKLMERTMKQFQGMGSEKEMQRMMQQMGGGGGGGMGGMGGGGGPFG; encoded by the coding sequence ATGGTACTCGACGATCTCGGCAGTTCGCTGCGGGGGACCTTAGACGACCTCCGGGGCAAATCTCGTATCAGCGAGGCCGACGTCGAGTCGGTCGTCACGGAGATCCAGCGCTCGCTGCTGTCGGCCGACGTCGACGTCTCGCTCGTGATGGAGCTCTCGGAGAACATCGAGACGCGTGCGTTAGAAGAGGAGCCGCCCGCGGGGACGCCGGCGCGCGACTTCGTCCTGCGCATCGTCTACGAGGAACTCGTCGACCTCATCGGCGAGTCGACGGAGCTCCCGCTCGAAGATCAGACGATCCTGCTGGCCGGGCTGCAGGGGTCGGGGAAGACGACCTCCGCGGCCAAGATGGCCTGGTGGTTCTCGACGAAGGGGCTCAAACCGGCGGTCATCCAGACCGACACCTTCCGGCCGGGCGCCTACGATCAGGCCGAGCAGATGACCGAGCGCGCGGAGGTCGACTTCTACGGCGATCCCGACGCGGAGGATCCCGTCGAGATCGCGCGCACCGGTCTCGAGGAGACGGCCAACGCCGACGTCCACATCGTCGACACCGCCGGTCGGCACGCGTTAGAAGCCGACCTGATCGACGAAATCGAGGAGATCGAGCGCGTCGTGGATCCGGACACCTCCTTGCTCGTCCTCGACGCGGCGATCGGTCAGGGTGCGAAGGACCAGGCCCGTGAGTTCCACGACTCCATCGGCATCGACGGTGTCGTCATCACGAAGCTGGACGGGACGGCGAAAGGTGGCGGTGCGCTGGCGGCGGTCGACCAGACCGACTCCTCGATCGCCTTCCTCGGGACCGGTGAGGAGGTCGACGACATCGAGCGCTTCGAGCCCGAAGGGTTCATCTCCCGACTACTCGGAATGGGCGATCTGGCCCAGCTCGCCGAACGCGTCGAGCGTGCGATGGACCAGACGGACATCGAGGAGGACGACTGGGACCCCGAGGAGATGCTGCAGGGCAATTTCACCCTGAACGACATGCAGAAGCAACTCGAGGCGATGAACAACATGGGCCCGCTCTCGCAGGTGCTCGACATGATCCCCGGCATGGGTGGCGGCATCAAGGATCAACTGCCCGACGACGCGATGGACGTCACCGAAGAGCGCATGCACACCTTCCGGGTCGTCATGGACTCGATGACCGACGCCGAGAAGGAGTACCCGCGTGCGATCGGCGCCAGCCAGATCGAGCGCATCGCCCGTGGCTCCGGCACCAGCGAGGAATCCGTCCGCGAACTCTTAGAGCAGTTCAAGCTGATGGAACGGACCATGAAGCAGTTCCAGGGGATGGGCTCGGAGAAGGAGATGCAGCGCATGATGCAGCAGATGGGAGGCGGCGGAGGCGGTGGTATGGGCGGGATGGGTGGCGGTGGCGGCCCGTTCGGATAA
- a CDS encoding AAA family ATPase — translation MHVIGTVGLPGSGKGEAATVAREAGIPVVTMGDVVRQETADRGLDPATDHGAVAQALRDEDGPTAIAQRSLPMIEDRLENHDAVLVDGIRSDDEVDIFEDAFGDDFTLVSIEAPAEIRRERLDDRGRDAGAADGGESLEERDERELGWGMGEAMADADVVVENTDTLAAFHERVREIITTDADLQVDQ, via the coding sequence ATGCACGTCATCGGAACCGTCGGGTTACCGGGCAGCGGCAAGGGAGAGGCGGCGACTGTCGCCCGCGAGGCGGGGATCCCCGTCGTGACGATGGGCGACGTGGTGCGCCAGGAGACCGCCGACCGTGGCCTGGATCCGGCGACGGATCACGGGGCGGTCGCGCAGGCGCTGCGTGACGAGGACGGCCCGACGGCGATCGCCCAGCGGTCGCTGCCGATGATCGAGGATCGCCTCGAGAACCACGACGCGGTCCTCGTCGACGGGATCCGTTCGGACGACGAGGTCGACATCTTCGAGGACGCCTTCGGTGACGACTTCACGCTCGTGAGTATCGAAGCGCCGGCCGAGATCCGCCGAGAGCGTCTCGACGACAGGGGACGCGACGCGGGCGCGGCCGACGGCGGCGAATCGCTCGAAGAACGCGACGAACGCGAACTCGGCTGGGGGATGGGCGAGGCGATGGCCGACGCCGACGTCGTCGTCGAAAACACGGACACGCTGGCGGCGTTCCACGAGCGCGTCCGCGAGATCATCACCACCGACGCCGATCTACAGGTCGACCAATGA
- a CDS encoding RNA-binding domain-containing protein, which produces MSEDTSEPGEAIYRVDVEITAPVFDTEVTDRVRDAVANIVPEADLEERHGEIYGRAHSLEHLSELLHRHEILDTARSEFFTNRDGNSFTFALKKQPALEERATFAVGEPDELGEIDIRVTVDEPSLEDYVDHVAPPTEDGKPVES; this is translated from the coding sequence ATGAGCGAAGACACCAGCGAGCCCGGCGAGGCGATCTATCGCGTCGACGTCGAGATCACGGCACCCGTCTTCGATACGGAAGTGACGGATCGAGTTCGCGATGCGGTCGCGAACATCGTGCCGGAAGCCGACCTCGAGGAGCGCCACGGCGAGATCTACGGTCGGGCCCACTCGCTCGAGCACCTCTCGGAGCTGCTCCACCGCCACGAGATTCTCGATACCGCCAGAAGTGAGTTCTTCACCAACCGCGACGGTAACAGCTTCACGTTTGCGCTCAAAAAGCAGCCGGCGTTGGAAGAGCGGGCGACCTTCGCGGTCGGCGAACCGGACGAACTCGGGGAGATAGACATCCGCGTGACAGTCGACGAACCATCGCTCGAAGACTACGTCGACCACGTCGCGCCGCCAACCGAGGACGGCAAGCCGGTCGAGTCCTGA
- a CDS encoding HIT family protein, with amino-acid sequence MEADCPFCEIAAGEGDAAEVHRTDDAVAFLDANPAVDGHTLVIPTSHCEEISIASEPTRQAVFDAVGHVSAALEQALDPDGFSVFHTSGPLVGRIDHAHVHILPRSGDDGVSLSLERDSLEGEQAETLAARIRSNS; translated from the coding sequence ATGGAAGCCGACTGTCCGTTCTGCGAGATCGCCGCCGGGGAAGGCGACGCCGCCGAAGTCCATCGAACCGACGACGCCGTGGCATTTCTCGACGCCAACCCGGCCGTCGACGGTCACACGCTGGTGATCCCGACGAGTCACTGCGAGGAGATTTCAATCGCCTCGGAGCCGACGCGCCAGGCCGTCTTCGACGCCGTCGGACACGTTTCGGCTGCCCTCGAACAGGCACTCGATCCCGACGGCTTCAGCGTATTCCACACCTCCGGCCCGCTCGTCGGCAGGATCGACCACGCCCACGTCCACATCCTGCCCCGCAGTGGCGACGACGGGGTCTCCCTCTCGCTCGAGCGCGACTCGCTGGAGGGGGAGCAGGCCGAAACGCTCGCAGCGCGAATTCGGTCGAATAGCTGA
- a CDS encoding 50S ribosomal protein L31e, translating to MSASDFEERVVTVPLRDVKAAPNHEAADRAMKIVREHLAKHFAVETDAVRLDPSINEAIWADGRSNPPRKLRVRAARFDEEGEPVVEAEFAE from the coding sequence ATGAGTGCCAGTGATTTCGAGGAGCGCGTCGTCACCGTCCCGCTCCGCGACGTGAAGGCCGCACCGAACCACGAGGCAGCCGACCGGGCGATGAAGATCGTCCGCGAGCACCTGGCGAAGCACTTCGCAGTCGAGACCGACGCCGTCCGCCTCGACCCCTCGATCAACGAGGCTATCTGGGCCGACGGCCGGTCGAACCCGCCGCGGAAGCTTCGCGTCCGCGCCGCACGCTTCGACGAGGAGGGCGAACCGGTTGTCGAAGCCGAGTTCGCCGAGTAA
- the pfdA gene encoding prefoldin subunit alpha: MSSSQQELQALSQELQQIEEQIEALQGSVEEIRNEQTAVDEAIDAVESLESGSIVQVPLGGGAYVRAEVQDIDEVIVELGGDYAAEFEQDDAVDTLDSKADRLDDRIDEVTEEISELEAESTQLEQQAQQLQQQAMQQQMGALGGQGEPDE; the protein is encoded by the coding sequence ATGAGTTCCAGCCAGCAGGAGCTACAGGCCCTCTCGCAGGAACTCCAGCAGATCGAAGAGCAGATCGAGGCGCTACAGGGGAGCGTCGAAGAGATCCGCAACGAGCAGACTGCCGTCGACGAGGCGATCGACGCCGTCGAGTCCCTCGAATCGGGCTCGATCGTGCAGGTCCCCCTCGGTGGCGGGGCGTACGTCCGCGCAGAGGTCCAGGACATCGACGAGGTCATCGTCGAGCTCGGCGGCGACTACGCGGCCGAATTCGAACAGGACGACGCGGTCGACACGCTCGATTCCAAGGCCGACCGCCTCGACGATCGCATCGACGAGGTAACCGAAGAGATCTCCGAACTCGAAGCCGAGAGCACCCAGCTCGAACAGCAGGCCCAGCAACTCCAGCAGCAGGCGATGCAACAGCAGATGGGCGCCCTGGGCGGGCAGGGAGAGCCGGACGAGTAG
- a CDS encoding translation initiation factor IF-6, producing MLRASFAGSAYVGVFACATDSLLLVRPDADDDTVVAIADELGVTAVPTTVSGSGTVGVLATGNENGLLVSNRVLEYERERLAEATDVPIGTLPGEINAAGTVVLANDHGAYVHPDLSREAVQAVEDTLDVPVERGDLAGVRTVGTAAVATNEGVLCHPKSTDEELDRLEDVLDVRADVGTINYGAPLVGSGLLATDAGYVVGEDTTGPELGRIEDALGYLQ from the coding sequence TTGCTCCGCGCCTCCTTCGCCGGCTCCGCGTACGTCGGCGTCTTCGCGTGTGCGACGGACAGCCTCCTGCTCGTCCGACCGGACGCCGACGACGACACCGTCGTGGCCATCGCCGACGAACTCGGCGTGACGGCCGTCCCGACGACCGTCAGCGGCTCCGGCACCGTCGGTGTGCTCGCCACCGGCAACGAGAACGGGCTGCTCGTCAGCAACCGCGTTCTCGAGTACGAACGCGAGCGCCTGGCCGAGGCGACCGACGTCCCGATCGGGACGCTGCCGGGCGAGATCAACGCCGCGGGGACGGTCGTCCTCGCGAACGATCACGGGGCCTACGTCCACCCGGACCTCTCCCGGGAGGCCGTCCAGGCCGTCGAGGACACCCTCGACGTGCCCGTCGAGCGCGGCGACCTCGCCGGTGTCCGAACTGTCGGCACCGCCGCCGTCGCGACGAACGAGGGCGTCCTCTGTCACCCGAAGTCGACCGACGAAGAACTCGACCGGCTGGAGGACGTCCTCGACGTGCGCGCCGACGTCGGGACGATCAACTACGGCGCCCCGCTCGTCGGCTCCGGCCTACTCGCCACCGACGCCGGCTACGTCGTCGGCGAGGACACGACCGGCCCCGAACTCGGCCGCATCGAGGACGCCCTGGGCTACCTGCAGTGA
- a CDS encoding DUF7344 domain-containing protein — MPETVVDGDGSTVWRLLGEPRRHHVLRHLDDTGETTTADLSRAITEYCDGDDEQVRLALRHVDVPKLADADVLEYDPERDRIEPTPRVETLCAVLDAVDERLE; from the coding sequence ATGCCCGAAACGGTGGTCGACGGGGACGGAAGCACAGTCTGGCGCCTCCTCGGCGAACCACGCCGCCACCACGTGCTCCGACACCTGGACGACACGGGAGAGACGACGACGGCCGACCTCTCGCGGGCGATCACCGAGTACTGTGACGGCGACGACGAACAGGTCAGGCTCGCACTCAGACACGTCGACGTCCCGAAACTGGCCGACGCCGACGTCCTCGAGTACGATCCGGAACGGGACCGGATCGAGCCGACGCCGCGAGTCGAGACCCTGTGTGCGGTGCTCGACGCCGTCGACGAACGGCTGGAGTGA
- a CDS encoding 50S ribosomal protein L39e: MGKKSKGKKKRLAKLEKQNSRVPAWVMLKTDMDVQRNPKRRNWRRNDTDE; this comes from the coding sequence ATGGGTAAGAAGTCCAAGGGCAAGAAAAAGCGCCTGGCGAAACTCGAAAAGCAGAACAGCCGCGTCCCTGCGTGGGTCATGCTCAAGACCGACATGGACGTCCAGCGAAACCCCAAGCGCCGAAACTGGCGGCGTAACGACACCGACGAATAA
- a CDS encoding DNA polymerase sliding clamp, with protein MTNANDAGSAVSGAGSNGGRNLSDAAIVARVDAGTLSTVIDALSALVTECRLEFDDDGLSVIATDPAVVASVSVDLAAGAFETYDGANGTFGLDVERLGTIVGLADRDRPVTLAVDAGTRHLHVGIGELRYEMGLLDPETIRSPPDPTELRFEYGGGAVLPSATVDRFVGATDLVANHLSIALADEALRIEADGDVDAVSLEFEATDLQAFTPGEARSLYSLEYLRDMSRAIPGDAAVDLRIGTETPISLGFEIADGDGSVEYVLSPRIARE; from the coding sequence ATGACGAACGCGAACGACGCCGGGAGTGCGGTGAGTGGGGCCGGATCGAACGGGGGCCGAAACCTTTCCGACGCTGCCATCGTGGCGCGCGTCGATGCCGGGACGCTCTCGACGGTGATCGACGCGCTCTCCGCGCTGGTCACCGAGTGTCGCCTCGAATTCGACGACGATGGGCTGTCGGTCATCGCGACCGACCCGGCCGTCGTCGCCTCGGTCAGCGTGGACCTCGCTGCCGGTGCGTTCGAGACCTACGACGGCGCGAACGGCACGTTCGGCCTCGACGTCGAACGGCTCGGAACGATCGTCGGACTGGCCGATCGCGACCGGCCGGTGACCCTCGCCGTGGACGCGGGGACGCGTCACCTCCACGTCGGTATCGGCGAGCTTCGATACGAGATGGGGTTGCTCGACCCCGAGACGATCCGCTCGCCGCCGGATCCGACGGAACTGCGTTTCGAGTACGGTGGCGGGGCCGTCCTGCCAAGCGCGACCGTCGACCGGTTCGTCGGGGCGACCGATCTGGTGGCGAACCACCTCTCGATCGCCCTGGCTGACGAGGCGCTTCGAATCGAGGCCGACGGGGACGTCGACGCCGTCTCACTGGAATTCGAGGCGACCGACCTCCAGGCGTTCACCCCGGGTGAGGCCCGTTCGCTGTACTCCCTCGAGTACCTCCGCGACATGAGCCGGGCCATCCCCGGTGACGCGGCCGTCGATCTCAGGATCGGGACGGAGACGCCGATTTCGCTCGGGTTCGAGATCGCCGACGGCGACGGCTCTGTGGAGTACGTACTGTCCCCGCGAATCGCGCGGGAGTGA
- a CDS encoding DUF7351 domain-containing protein gives MLPTADGATWDANPSEAFATLGHETRLDVLGALWAADGPMRYEALRRTVAPDDRGNFGYHLDKLAGHFIKKSDVGYELRLAGEQVVRAIIAGTITANPELSSRAVDSECVFCGAPVELRYDDETITVQCTACAGLVGGDLPRGTFMHYEFPPGGLSGRSPEEIVDAAHTYYDAKIIPMMRGICPICAGQIETRVEVCEDHEPIADDNEPISDEDTPTDELCSNCDSRTEAWAILQCERCRYTRRSVLWFSILTHPGVVAFYYDHGVDDPVPLRKLTWERAQIERTVSVDVVERAPTVFRICLQIDEEQLVAELDDDLCVRSVERIPAAEPAATTGDTS, from the coding sequence ATGTTGCCGACAGCGGACGGTGCGACGTGGGACGCCAACCCGTCCGAAGCGTTCGCGACACTCGGACACGAGACGCGTCTCGACGTTCTGGGCGCGCTCTGGGCAGCCGACGGACCGATGCGCTACGAGGCGTTGCGCCGAACGGTCGCCCCCGACGACCGGGGAAACTTCGGATACCACCTCGACAAGCTCGCCGGCCACTTCATCAAAAAATCGGATGTGGGGTACGAACTCCGGCTGGCGGGTGAGCAAGTCGTCCGAGCGATCATCGCGGGAACGATCACGGCGAATCCGGAACTATCGTCACGAGCGGTCGACAGCGAGTGTGTCTTCTGCGGCGCGCCGGTCGAACTCCGCTACGACGACGAGACGATCACCGTCCAGTGTACGGCGTGTGCGGGACTCGTCGGCGGTGACCTTCCGCGGGGAACGTTCATGCACTACGAGTTTCCTCCCGGCGGGCTCTCCGGCCGATCGCCGGAGGAGATCGTCGATGCGGCCCACACCTACTACGACGCGAAGATCATCCCGATGATGCGGGGAATCTGCCCGATCTGTGCGGGCCAGATCGAGACACGCGTCGAGGTCTGTGAGGACCACGAACCGATCGCTGACGACAACGAACCGATCAGTGACGAGGATACACCGACCGACGAGCTCTGTTCGAACTGCGACTCGCGCACCGAAGCCTGGGCGATCCTCCAGTGTGAGCGGTGCCGATACACCAGACGGTCGGTCCTCTGGTTTTCGATCTTGACACACCCGGGTGTCGTCGCGTTCTACTACGATCACGGCGTCGACGATCCGGTCCCCCTGCGCAAGCTGACGTGGGAGCGCGCACAGATCGAACGGACCGTCAGTGTCGACGTCGTCGAACGTGCGCCGACCGTGTTCCGGATCTGCCTCCAGATCGACGAGGAGCAACTCGTCGCCGAGCTGGATGACGACCTGTGCGTCAGGTCCGTCGAGCGGATTCCCGCCGCCGAGCCAGCAGCGACGACGGGCGATACGTCGTAA
- the ftsY gene encoding signal recognition particle-docking protein FtsY: MFDNLKEKLGSFRSEAEDVADEKAEELDEEDAPEEAAVAADASAAEPTGEADDRSDPSAGERTATTERASADTTEGMAVDAEREPTDASAGSSADGESGGYRGGVAADTDESDSDGPGFGRKAASLARGKFVIEEADLKGPLDQLELALLSSDVEVSVVDEIVGTMRDELVGETRTFTTSTGEVVEDALRTAIKDVISVGQFDVEERVAEAEKPLVIVFTGVNGVGKTTSIAKLDRWLDARGYSTVMANGDTYRAGANEQIKEHAEARGTKLITHEQGGDPAAVLYDAVEYAEANDVDVVLGDTAGRLHTDEGLMDQLEKIGRVVDPDMTLFVDEAVAGQDAVKRAREFNEAVEMDGAILTKADADSNGGAAISIAQVTGKPIIFLGVGQGYDDLERFDPDELANRLLAEE, encoded by the coding sequence ATGTTCGACAACCTGAAGGAGAAACTCGGGAGCTTCCGATCGGAGGCCGAAGACGTCGCCGACGAGAAGGCGGAGGAGCTAGACGAGGAGGACGCGCCCGAGGAGGCGGCGGTTGCGGCCGACGCGAGCGCAGCCGAACCGACCGGCGAGGCCGACGATCGTTCGGATCCGTCGGCTGGCGAACGGACGGCAACTACCGAGCGGGCGTCCGCTGATACCACCGAAGGGATGGCTGTCGACGCCGAGCGGGAGCCGACTGACGCCTCTGCAGGGTCGTCCGCCGACGGCGAGTCGGGCGGCTATCGCGGGGGCGTCGCCGCTGATACTGACGAGTCCGACTCGGACGGCCCCGGATTCGGGCGCAAAGCGGCCTCGCTTGCCCGCGGAAAGTTCGTCATCGAGGAGGCGGACCTGAAGGGGCCGCTCGACCAGCTCGAACTCGCCTTGCTCTCCTCCGACGTCGAGGTGAGCGTCGTCGACGAGATCGTCGGCACGATGCGCGACGAACTGGTCGGGGAGACGCGAACCTTCACCACCTCGACCGGCGAGGTCGTCGAGGACGCGCTGCGGACGGCGATCAAAGACGTGATCAGCGTCGGTCAGTTCGACGTCGAGGAACGGGTGGCCGAGGCCGAGAAACCGCTCGTCATCGTCTTCACCGGCGTCAACGGCGTCGGGAAGACGACCTCGATCGCCAAACTCGACCGCTGGCTCGACGCCCGGGGCTACTCGACCGTGATGGCCAACGGCGACACCTACCGGGCCGGCGCGAACGAGCAGATCAAGGAGCACGCCGAGGCCCGCGGGACGAAGCTCATCACCCACGAGCAGGGCGGCGACCCCGCCGCGGTGCTCTACGACGCCGTAGAGTACGCCGAGGCGAACGACGTCGACGTCGTCCTCGGCGACACGGCTGGCCGACTCCACACCGACGAGGGCCTGATGGACCAGCTCGAGAAGATCGGTCGCGTCGTCGACCCAGACATGACGCTGTTCGTCGACGAAGCTGTCGCGGGTCAGGACGCGGTCAAACGTGCCCGCGAGTTCAACGAGGCCGTCGAGATGGACGGCGCGATCCTGACGAAGGCCGACGCCGACTCCAACGGCGGCGCCGCCATCTCCATCGCCCAGGTGACCGGCAAGCCGATCATCTTCCTCGGGGTCGGCCAGGGCTACGACGATCTGGAGCGATTCGACCCCGACGAACTCGCGAATCGATTGCTCGCCGAGGAGTGA
- a CDS encoding type II toxin-antitoxin system HicB family antitoxin, with amino-acid sequence MSDDTTADDGREAKEEPTNGSGAVTTVRITVEDGLWIAADDETGISSQGPTKFDALRNLAATLETVEEGDEADDEDWL; translated from the coding sequence ATGAGCGACGACACGACAGCCGACGACGGACGGGAGGCCAAGGAGGAGCCGACGAATGGGTCCGGAGCCGTAACGACCGTCAGGATCACCGTCGAAGACGGTCTCTGGATCGCCGCGGACGACGAGACCGGCATCTCCAGTCAGGGACCCACCAAGTTCGACGCCCTGCGGAATCTCGCGGCGACGCTCGAAACCGTCGAGGAGGGCGACGAAGCCGACGACGAGGACTGGCTCTGA